The Mangrovibacillus cuniculi sequence TACACCATTGATAGGTTGACGCTCTTGTTTATATTGCTCGATATACTCAAGCATTTTCACACGATCTTGCGTTCCTACAACAATATCGACACCTGGTATTGCCATAATTTCTGCAGGTGAAGTTTGTGCATAACAACCTGTTACACATATAACTGCGTCTGGGTTTTTACGAATCGCACGACGAATAACTTGTCTACTTTTCTTATCACCCGTGTTTGTTACGGTACATGTATTGATTACATATACATCAGATGCTGCTTCGTAATCAACTCTCTCGTAGCCATTTTGTTTAAATAGTTGCCAAATCGCTTCAGTTTCATAGTGGTTTACTTTACACCCAAGCGTATGGAATGCTACTGATGGCATTTTGTTCACCTCTCTAATTCTAGCTTATAAGATAGCGCACTTAATGCATAAAGCGGCGCTGTTTCTGCTCTAAGTATTCGTGGTCCAAGTGCACAAGCTACAAACCCTTTGTTTAGAAGCTGTGTCACTTCTTCTTCTGTTAGTCCACCTTCTGGTCCAAACACCATCATAACAGAATTTGACGACTTCATCGATTGTAAAACTGTGGAAAAATTAGTTGTGTCTCCTGATCTAGCTTCTTCTTCATACGCAACTATTTTATGGGTATACTCATCAGCAAGTTGAAGTAATTGTTTTAACGTGACAGGAGAATCCACATTAGGAACGACTTGTCGATGAGATTGCTCTGCTGCTTCACTCGCAATCTTCGTCCATCTCTCGACTTTCTTATCACCCTTCTTTTCATCCCATTTAACAACAGATCTCGCTGCCTTAAGTGGAATAAATGAATGTGCACCTAGTTCTGTTCCTTTTTGAATAACGTATTCCCATTTATCGGCTTTCACTAGCCCCCAACCACTGAAACAGTAACAGGTAGCTCTACTTGTTCCTGTATTTCTTTGGTAAGAGTAAATAGAGGTGGATTCGTTTCCGCATTTGTTAGGGTGTAGATACCTGTTTTCTTATCAGTAAAAACAAAGTAACAGCTATCTCCTTCTTTCATCCTCATCACACGAATCATGTGATGAAGTTGGTCTTGTGACAAAGAAGACTCTTGAAATTGTTTCATCGGGATATCAAGAAAATATCGTTGCATCAGTTACTCTCCTTGTTTCTTTGCGATAATAGCTACCCAATCTTCCATCGTTAATACTTCTTCGATATCAAACCCAGCACTTTCTACAGCAGCTTTAACCTCATCTTTTTTCCCATTAATAATTCCGGAAGAAACAAAGTATCCACCAGGTTTCACTAGACGTCCAACATCATCTGTGAAACGTAAAATAACCTCTGCAAGGATATTTGCTACAATGACATCCACTTGTTCTGTTACACCTTGTAGTAAATTCTTTTGCGCTACGGTTACTTGATTGGCTACATGGTTTAATTCAATGTTTTCTTTCGCTGTTTTTACTGCGACTTCATCCAGATCATATGCATCTACGTGCTTTGCGCCTAACTGCGCTGCTGCAACAGATAACACTCCTGAACCAGTACCAACATCAATCAACATGTCACCCTTTTTAACCGTACGCTCAAGAGCTTGAATACACATAACAGTTGTCGGGTGCGTTCCTGTCCCAAAAGCCATACCTGGATCTAATTCAATAATTAACTCATCACTACTTACTGGAGTGTACTCTTCCCAAGTAGGGACAACAGTAAATCTTTCCGAAATTTTTACAGGGTGGTAATATTGCTTCCATGCAGTTGCCCAATCCTCGTCGTTCACTTCTGTAATTGTCACTACATTTTTCCCGATATCAATTTGGAATTCTTGTAGATTTGTAATATTTTGCTTAATTTCTTCTATTGTTTCTGTTAAGAAACTAGTTACAGGAAGGTATGCTTTCACATACACCCCCTCCGAAGGGTAATCTTCCTTTTGGAGCTGATAGATTTCACCGAACTGGTCCTCGCGCTCCTTCGTTAATTCCGTTGGGTCTTCAATTACTACCCCACTCGCTCCTGCTTCGTGCAAGATATTTGAAATTGGTTCTATTGCCTCATTTGTTGTATGAACCGAAAGCTCAGACCACTTCATTACTACCAGCTCCTTCTACTTATTCACCTTTAAATGCACGTTTGACACGGTCAAAGAAACCTTCATGTTGTTCTTCCACTGTTTCTCCTGTAGCATCTCCAAATTCTCTTAATAGTTCTTTTTGTTTCTCTGTTAACTTAGATGGAGTAACGACTTTTACAATAACAAATTGATCTCCGACTCCATATCCTCGGACATTAGGAATACCTTTTTCTTTTAAGCGGAAACGTCTACCGGTTTGCGTTCCAGCTGGTACTTTTAACATGACATGTCCATGGATAGTAGGAACCTTAATTTCATCTCCAAGTGCTGCTTGCACAAATGTAATAGGCATTTCGCAATAAACGTCATCACCATTACGCTCAAAGAAATCATGTTCACGAACAGAGAAAACAATGTATAAGTCTCCAGGAGGTCCTCCGTTCACACCTGGTTCTCCCTGACCACTTAAACGTAATTGTTGTCCATCGTCTACTCCTGCTGGAATCTTCACAGAGATTTTTTTGCGTTTTGTTACTTTTCCTGCTCCACTACAAGTAGAACATTTTTGTTTTATATCTTTACCAGTTCCTTGACAGTGATGACACGCTCTTCTGTTGACAATTCGACCAAAAGGCGTATTCTGCTCTTGGTTTAATTGGCCAGAACCTCCACAATGTTTACAAGTTTCAGGTTTTGTACCTGGCTTCGCACCAGATCCATGACACGTATCACATGTTTCTTCACGTGGAATTTGGATTTCTGTATCCTTCCCAAATGCAGCTTCTTCAAATGTGATATCCATTGTATATTGTAAGTCTGCTCCTTGGCGAGGGGCATTAGGGTCACGACGACGTTGACCGCCACCTCCAAAAAAGGTGTTAAAAATATCTTCAAACCCGCCAAATCCACCGAAATCTCCACCACCAGCGCCACCAAAGCCTTGATTTGGATCAGTGTGACCAAAGCGATCATAATGCGCACGCTTTTGATCATCGCTTAATGTCTCATAAGCTTCTTTCACTTCTTTAAATTTATCATTAGCGTCAGCTGCTTTATTAATGTCCGGATGATATTGTTTAGATAATTTACGGTAAGACTTTTTAATCTCTTCTTTAGAGGCGTCTTTTCCTAGCCCAAGGACTTCGTAAAAATCTCTTTTACTCATAGATTAACACTCTCCCGTTTCGTTTCACATAACGATTATTGTAACAAAGCAATAGTAGTTGTGGCAATGTTAACGTTAGTTATTAGGTAAATTATTATCTATCATGGAAAAAGTCAAAGCCGCTATTCGACTTTGACTTTTCCGTTACTTCATCTTACTTTTTCTCGTCGTTTACTTCAGAAAATTCTGCGTCTACAACGTCGTCAGCTGCATTTTCTGCATTTCCTTCTGCGCCTTGTGCTGCCTGCGCTTGTTTTGCAGCTTCTTCATACAGCTTCATAGATAAGTTTTGTACGATCTCAGAAAGAGCGTCTTTCTTCGTACGAATGTCCTCTAGGTCATTCGCTTCAATAGCTGCTTTCAGCTCATCTTTCGCTGTTTCAGCTTTCGCTTTTTCTTCCGCATCTACTTTATCTTCTACATCTTTTAATGTCTTTTCTGTTTGAAATACTAATTGGTCAGCTTCGTTGCGTAAGTCCACTTCTTCTTTACGCTTTTTATCCGCTTCCGCATTATCTTCCGCTTCGCGTACCATACGATCAATCTCGTCATCTGATAATCCAGAAGAAGATTTAATCGTAATGTTTTGCTCTTTCCCTGTACCCATATCTTTAGCACTTACGTTTACGATACCATTTTTATCAATATCGAATTTCACTTCGATTTGAGGTACGCCACGTGGTGCTGGTGGGATATCCGCTAACTGGAAGCGACCAAGTGTTTTATTGTCAGCAGCCATCGAACGCTCACCTTGAAGCACGTGAATGTCAACTGCTGTTTGGTTATCTGCCGCAGTCGAGAACACTTGAGATTTTGAAGTAGGGATTGTTGTGTTACGGTCGATTAACTTCGTGAACACACCACCCATTGTTTCAATACCTAGAGATAATGGAGTAACGTCTAGTAGAACAACATCTTTTACATCTCCAGTTAAAACTCCACCTTGAATCGCTGCACCCATCGCAACTACTTCATCTGGGTTAACACCTTTATGAGGATCTTTACCAGTTTCGCGCTTAATTGCTTCTTGAACCGCTGGAATACGAGTTGAACCACCAACTAAGATGATTTTATCGATTTCAGATGGTGCTAGACCAGCATCCTTCATCGCTTGACGAGTAGGAGCCATTGTACGCTCTACAAGGTTTGCAGATAGTTCATCGAATTTCGCACGAGAAAGCGTCATTTCTAAGTGAAGAGGACCAGCTTCTCCTGCCGTGATGAAAGGAAGAGAGATTTGTGTAGAAGTTACACCAGAAAGATCTTTCTTCGCTTTTTCAGCTGCATCTTTTAAACGTTGAAGAGCCATTTTATCTTTACCAAGATCAATGCCGTTTTCTTTTTTGAACTCAGCAACTAGGTGGTCGATAATTACTTGGTCAAAGTCATCTCCACCAAGTTTGTTGTCACCAGCAGTAGAACGCACTTCGAATACTCCATCTCCTAATTCAAGGATAGATACGTCGAATGTACCACCACCAAGGTCATAAACAAGGATTGTTTGATCTTCATCCATTTTATCTAAACCGTATGCTAATGCAGCAGCAGTAGGTTCGTTAATAATACGCTCTACTTCAAGACCTGCAATACGACCAGCATCTTTGGTAGCTTGACGTTCCGCATCGTTAAAGTAAGCAGGAACAGTAATAACTGCTTTCTCTACTTTTTCTCCAAGGTATTCTTCCGCATATCCTTTTAGGTATTGAAGAATCATTGCAGAAATTTCTTGTGGAGAGTATTCTTTGCCATCCACCGTTACTTTATGGTTAGTACCCATATAACGTTTGATCGACATGATAGTGTTAGGGTTTGTAATAGATTGGCGTTTCGCTACTTCCCCTACTTGTTTCTCATCATTTTTGAACGCTACAACAGAAGGTGATGTACGGTTACCTTCTGGATTCGGAATTACTTTCGCTTCTCCGCCTTCAAGTACTGCTACGCATGAGTTTGTTGTACCTAAGTCAATACCAATAATTTTACTCATTTTTAATTACCTCCTTAAATTATATGTAATTTATTCATTTACTTTAACCATCGCAGGACGAATCACGCGATCGTGTAGTTTGTATCCTTTTTGGAATACTGCTGTTACCGTGTTTGGTTCAGCATCTGGTGTAGACTCTTGCATTACTGCTTGGTGTAAGTGTGGATCAAATGCAGCACCTTGCGCATCGATTTCTTCAACACCTTCACGTTTAAGGGCATCTTGTATTCCTCGATAAACCATTTCCATACCTTGAAGTAGAGATTGCGTTTGTTCGTTTTCCGTCTCTACTTGAAGAGCACGTTCAAAGTTATCTAGGCTAGTTAAAAGGTCCGTAACTAAACTTTGTGC is a genomic window containing:
- the grpE gene encoding nucleotide exchange factor GrpE, with protein sequence MTNEAKTNQEETTQQDTQEEVVEEVFAEEVEEDTTTEGSTNELTAKLEESENKYLRLRADFDNYRRRVQLDEEANKKFRAQSLVTDLLTSLDNFERALQVETENEQTQSLLQGMEMVYRGIQDALKREGVEEIDAQGAAFDPHLHQAVMQESTPDAEPNTVTAVFQKGYKLHDRVIRPAMVKVNE
- a CDS encoding RNA methyltransferase PUA domain-containing protein; protein product: MQRYFLDIPMKQFQESSLSQDQLHHMIRVMRMKEGDSCYFVFTDKKTGIYTLTNAETNPPLFTLTKEIQEQVELPVTVSVVGG
- the prmA gene encoding 50S ribosomal protein L11 methyltransferase is translated as MKWSELSVHTTNEAIEPISNILHEAGASGVVIEDPTELTKEREDQFGEIYQLQKEDYPSEGVYVKAYLPVTSFLTETIEEIKQNITNLQEFQIDIGKNVVTITEVNDEDWATAWKQYYHPVKISERFTVVPTWEEYTPVSSDELIIELDPGMAFGTGTHPTTVMCIQALERTVKKGDMLIDVGTGSGVLSVAAAQLGAKHVDAYDLDEVAVKTAKENIELNHVANQVTVAQKNLLQGVTEQVDVIVANILAEVILRFTDDVGRLVKPGGYFVSSGIINGKKDEVKAAVESAGFDIEEVLTMEDWVAIIAKKQGE
- a CDS encoding 16S rRNA (uracil(1498)-N(3))-methyltransferase, whose protein sequence is MKADKWEYVIQKGTELGAHSFIPLKAARSVVKWDEKKGDKKVERWTKIASEAAEQSHRQVVPNVDSPVTLKQLLQLADEYTHKIVAYEEEARSGDTTNFSTVLQSMKSSNSVMMVFGPEGGLTEEEVTQLLNKGFVACALGPRILRAETAPLYALSALSYKLELER
- the dnaK gene encoding molecular chaperone DnaK codes for the protein MSKIIGIDLGTTNSCVAVLEGGEAKVIPNPEGNRTSPSVVAFKNDEKQVGEVAKRQSITNPNTIMSIKRYMGTNHKVTVDGKEYSPQEISAMILQYLKGYAEEYLGEKVEKAVITVPAYFNDAERQATKDAGRIAGLEVERIINEPTAAALAYGLDKMDEDQTILVYDLGGGTFDVSILELGDGVFEVRSTAGDNKLGGDDFDQVIIDHLVAEFKKENGIDLGKDKMALQRLKDAAEKAKKDLSGVTSTQISLPFITAGEAGPLHLEMTLSRAKFDELSANLVERTMAPTRQAMKDAGLAPSEIDKIILVGGSTRIPAVQEAIKRETGKDPHKGVNPDEVVAMGAAIQGGVLTGDVKDVVLLDVTPLSLGIETMGGVFTKLIDRNTTIPTSKSQVFSTAADNQTAVDIHVLQGERSMAADNKTLGRFQLADIPPAPRGVPQIEVKFDIDKNGIVNVSAKDMGTGKEQNITIKSSSGLSDDEIDRMVREAEDNAEADKKRKEEVDLRNEADQLVFQTEKTLKDVEDKVDAEEKAKAETAKDELKAAIEANDLEDIRTKKDALSEIVQNLSMKLYEEAAKQAQAAQGAEGNAENAADDVVDAEFSEVNDEKK
- the dnaJ gene encoding molecular chaperone DnaJ, with translation MSKRDFYEVLGLGKDASKEEIKKSYRKLSKQYHPDINKAADANDKFKEVKEAYETLSDDQKRAHYDRFGHTDPNQGFGGAGGGDFGGFGGFEDIFNTFFGGGGQRRRDPNAPRQGADLQYTMDITFEEAAFGKDTEIQIPREETCDTCHGSGAKPGTKPETCKHCGGSGQLNQEQNTPFGRIVNRRACHHCQGTGKDIKQKCSTCSGAGKVTKRKKISVKIPAGVDDGQQLRLSGQGEPGVNGGPPGDLYIVFSVREHDFFERNGDDVYCEMPITFVQAALGDEIKVPTIHGHVMLKVPAGTQTGRRFRLKEKGIPNVRGYGVGDQFVIVKVVTPSKLTEKQKELLREFGDATGETVEEQHEGFFDRVKRAFKGE